The Stappia sp. genome window below encodes:
- a CDS encoding adenylate/guanylate cyclase domain-containing protein, whose protein sequence is MIPRPPRGVGRAQMLVAALLASLVALAVGHRLDPALGDRALALAPTPDAQVRDKIAVLTITEDTLAGFAYRSPIDRGFLADLILRLDAAGARAIGLDILLDQPSDPAKDAHLIAALETVATPVVLARADTDDGLSARQAAYLADGLAGRTSGWIALERDEVDGIVRHLPRPRGPHGTQTPSFAEALVGTPPALPAPERAGRILYSHGSDGAPAFATYPAHTAALLPDVWFADRIVLIGTDLPTIDRHPTPLVATRGAQAGSLPGVTIHAHLTAQHLAGLTLPTPPPGLSLALTLAVALLVAGVGRTARPAWLWLGGLAGLAAYAAGAAGLIRAGVMLPPLAGPPLAGLATALLLGLARWRAERAERAFLQDAFARYVSPAVVSRIASGRLSLALGGETREVTYVFTDLEGFTTLAETLPPQEVGRVLNGYLDGLCDRMTAHGATIDKIVGDAVIGFFGAPDDDPDQAAHAVRLALALDAFSQDHRKALATEGLTLGVTRIGVHKGPAIVGNFGGARFFDYTGLGDTVNTAARLEGANKALGTRLLVSETVAAACAGDQILRPAARLLLKGRSTPLACFEPLAPDAASAGWLAAYRAAYASLDTDPDAAARALETLLAERPDDPLARFHLARLHAGARGATVTLESK, encoded by the coding sequence ATGATCCCGCGTCCGCCGCGCGGCGTCGGCCGCGCGCAGATGCTGGTCGCCGCCCTGCTCGCCAGCCTTGTCGCCCTCGCCGTCGGACATCGGCTCGATCCCGCGCTTGGCGACCGCGCGCTGGCGCTCGCGCCGACGCCGGACGCTCAGGTGCGCGACAAGATCGCCGTGCTGACGATCACCGAGGACACGCTCGCCGGCTTCGCCTATCGCTCGCCCATCGACCGGGGCTTTCTCGCTGACCTGATCCTGCGCCTCGATGCCGCCGGCGCACGGGCCATCGGCCTCGACATCCTGCTCGACCAGCCGAGCGACCCGGCGAAGGACGCGCATCTGATCGCCGCGCTGGAGACGGTCGCGACACCGGTGGTGCTGGCGCGCGCCGACACGGACGACGGGTTGAGCGCGCGGCAGGCCGCCTACCTTGCCGATGGGCTCGCGGGGCGGACGAGCGGCTGGATCGCGCTGGAGCGCGACGAGGTCGACGGCATCGTCCGCCACCTGCCCCGTCCGCGAGGGCCTCACGGCACGCAGACGCCAAGCTTCGCGGAGGCACTCGTCGGCACGCCGCCGGCCCTTCCGGCGCCGGAGCGGGCGGGCCGTATCCTCTACTCGCACGGGTCGGACGGGGCCCCGGCCTTCGCCACCTATCCGGCCCACACCGCCGCCCTGCTGCCCGATGTCTGGTTCGCCGACAGGATCGTGCTGATCGGCACCGATCTGCCCACAATCGACCGGCATCCGACACCCCTCGTGGCGACCCGGGGCGCGCAAGCCGGCAGCCTGCCCGGCGTGACGATCCATGCCCATTTGACCGCACAGCATCTCGCGGGACTGACGCTGCCGACCCCGCCGCCGGGCCTGTCGCTCGCGCTCACCCTTGCCGTGGCGCTTTTGGTGGCGGGCGTCGGGCGCACCGCCCGCCCCGCGTGGCTGTGGCTCGGCGGTCTTGCCGGGCTTGCAGCCTATGCCGCCGGTGCCGCCGGGCTGATCCGCGCGGGCGTGATGCTGCCGCCGCTCGCCGGTCCGCCGCTTGCTGGCCTTGCGACCGCGCTGCTTCTCGGGCTCGCGCGCTGGCGCGCCGAGCGGGCGGAGCGCGCGTTTCTGCAGGACGCCTTCGCCCGTTATGTGAGTCCGGCGGTGGTCTCGCGGATCGCCAGCGGCCGGCTGTCGCTCGCGCTCGGCGGCGAAACGCGCGAGGTCACCTATGTCTTCACCGATCTGGAAGGGTTCACGACGCTCGCCGAAACCCTCCCGCCGCAGGAGGTCGGCCGGGTGCTCAACGGCTATCTCGACGGTCTGTGCGACAGGATGACCGCACATGGCGCGACCATCGACAAGATCGTCGGCGACGCGGTGATCGGCTTCTTCGGCGCGCCCGACGACGATCCCGATCAGGCCGCCCATGCGGTGCGCCTCGCGCTGGCGCTCGACGCCTTCTCGCAAGACCACCGGAAAGCCCTCGCGACGGAAGGGCTCACCCTCGGCGTGACCCGCATCGGCGTGCACAAGGGGCCGGCCATCGTCGGCAATTTCGGCGGCGCCCGCTTCTTCGATTACACCGGCCTCGGCGACACGGTGAACACCGCCGCGCGGCTCGAAGGCGCCAACAAGGCGCTCGGCACGCGCCTGCTCGTCAGCGAGACGGTCGCCGCCGCCTGCGCCGGCGATCAGATCCTGCGCCCCGCAGCCCGCCTCCTGCTCAAGGGCCGCTCGACGCCGCTCGCCTGTTTCGAGCCGCTTGCCCCGGACGCGGCAAGCGCCGGCTGGCTCGCCGCCTATCGCGCGGCCTATGCCAGCCTCGACACCGATCCCGACGCGGCCGCGCGGGCCTTGGAGACCCTTCTGGCGGAGCGCCCCGACGATCCGCTGGCGCGGTTCCATCTCGCCCGCTTGCACGCCGGGGCAAGGGGCGCGACAGTGACCCTCGAAAGCAAATAA